A single genomic interval of Lathyrus oleraceus cultivar Zhongwan6 chromosome 7, CAAS_Psat_ZW6_1.0, whole genome shotgun sequence harbors:
- the LOC127105907 gene encoding uncharacterized protein LOC127105907 — MASLEEDELVQMVHDFIESDHSPNSPTTFITSSNHHPLHNRTQFFVLQDILRSDMTLEEAKVMKYVMKHMRGRHGSEKTTVLSRWIVQRMRKDGFNASLYQTSWSTSLGCPAGEYEYIEVMIEDESNNDGDSMRLIIDIDFRSQFELARPTENYRELTDSLPIIYVGTENKLCKIISLLCSAAKQSLREKGLHIPPWRTTTYMKSKWLCVCRKEPNPVGNGVGIGDNSVVGNSKRVKKSDLGGESGLSSQFSNMRINCC, encoded by the exons ATGGCAAGTTTAGAGGAAGACGAGTTGGTACAAATGGTACATGACTTTATAGAGTCTGATCATTCACCCAACTCACCTACAACTTTCATCACATCCTCTAATCACCACCCTTTACACAATAGAACACAATTTTTTGTTTTGCAG GATATTTTAAGGAGTGATATGACTTTAGAAGAAGCTAAGGTTATGAAGTATGTGATGAAGCATATGAGAGGTAGACATGGTTCTGAGAAAACAACGGTTCTTAGTAGATGGATTGTTCAAAGAATGAGAAAAGATGGTTTTAATGCTTCTCTCTATCAAACTTCTTGGTCCACTTCCTTAGGATGTCCTGCTG GTGAATACGAGTATATTGAAGTGATGATTGAAGATGAGAGCAACAATGATGGTGATTCTATGAGGCTTATTATAGACATAGACTTTAGGTCACAATTTGAACTTGCTAGACCAACAGAAAACTACAGAGAATTAACAGACTCACTACCAATAATCTATGTTGGAACAGAGAACAAACTATGCAAGATAATCTCTCTTTTATGTTCTGCAGCCAAACAGTCCTTAAGAGAAAAGGGTCTACACATACCACCATGGAGGACTACAACATACATGAAATCAAAGTGGCTCTGTGTGTGTCGTAAAGAGCCTAATCCTGTTGGTAATGGTGTTGGAATTGGAGATAATAGTGTTGTTGGAAATAGTAAGAGGGTAAAGAAAAGTGATTTGGGGGGTGAATCTGGTTTGTCTAGTCAATTTTCTAACATGAGGATAAATTGTTGTTAG
- the LOC127102173 gene encoding uncharacterized protein LOC127102173, whose product MEIIGDSDSLKCKFMDDTFKEGALRWYMSLPRFSIVSYQDSTKMMVQDFSANKHRKVSTTSLFNVRQGHSESLREYLARFNEETIKVSHLNQEMFVWAFQHGLKVWQFNESSVQKSTSSMNDVITIEEFYIEWEESNMEKRYRDAKEKIRAKKEGVGHNKEYFRTKLWDYITMRPSQRPIDKVAEYTPLNSRREDILREVYNLKLLPISGRLKGVHIVMGNDESAWCAYHKLHGHHTENFHQLNKEIKILIRRGRLMSYVKDVEGQTGKRRHPREDTNSENPTQKKGKNIEEVREAQMTRHTLNTIAGGFTGGGETSSSRKRYAWTMMHVWQKPSSEEEETPNIISFSIRDAEGVLVHENDSMVIKVKIRDWSVKQVLVDSGSSVDVWYWDAFKGMGFDISEMLPFKGTLVRFSGEHVHVLGHFPMITTFGSYDIAKSVKLRYLMVNDASP is encoded by the coding sequence ATGGAAATAATAGGGGATTCTGACTCCCTTAAATGTAAATTCATGGACGATACCTTTAAAGAGGGAGCTCTGCGATGGTATATGAGCTTACCTCGATTCTCGATCGTTAGCTACCAGGACTCAACTAAAATGATGGTACAAGATTTTTCAGCAAACAAACATAGAAAGGTGTCTACTACTAGTTTGTTTAACGTCCGACAAGGACACTCAGAATCTCTCAGAGAGTATTTGGCAAGGTTCAACGAAGAAACAATTAAAGTGTCTCATCTGAATCAGGAAATGTTCGTATGGGCATTTCAACATGGCCTTAAAGTCTGGCAGTTCAACGAATCATCAGTACAAAAGTCGACATCTAGCATGAATGACGTTATTACCATAGAGGAATTCTACATCGAATGGGAGGAAAGTAACATGGAAAAGAGATATCGAGATGCCAAAGAAAAAATACGAGCTAAGAAAGAAGGTGTCGGGCATAATAAGGAGTACTTTAGGACCAAACTCTGGGACTATATAACGATGAGGCCATCTCAGCGTCCGATTGACAAAGTGGCCGAGTACACACCATTGAATTCCAGACGAGAGGACATCTTGAGAGAAGTATATAATCTGAAATTACTTCCCATATCAGGGCGTCTAAAAGGGGTCCATATTGTGATGGGAAACGACGAGAGTGCATGGTGTGCATACCACAAACTTCACGGACATCACACTGAGAATTTCCATCAACTAAATAAAGAAATCAAGATCTTAATTCGAAGAGGACGACTGATGTCTTATGTTAAAGACGTCGAAGGTCAAACAGGAAAGAGAAGACATCCCCGAGAAGACACCAACTCAGAAAACCCAACACAAAAGAAAGGGAAGAATATAGAGGAAGTCCGCGAAGCCCAGATGACTCGTCACACATTGAACACTATTGCTGGGGGATTCACGGGAGGAGGAGAAACCAGTTCATCCAGAAAAAGATATGCCTGGACAATGATGCATGTTTGGCAGAAGCCGTCTTCAGAAGAAGAGGAAACCCCAAACATAATCAGTTTTTCTATAAGGGATGCTGAAGGAGTATTAGTCCATGAAAATGACTCGATGGTGATCAAAGTGAAAATCCGAGACTGGAGCGTGAAACAAGTCTTAGTAGATTCGGGGAGTTCAGTAGATGTTTGGTATTGGGATGCGTTCAAAGGGATGGGTTTTGATATCTCCGAAATGTTACCTTTTAAAGGTACTTTGGTCAGATTCTCCGGAGAGCATGTACATGTACTAGGACATTTTCCTATGATAACAACTTTCGGCAGTTATGACATTGCAAAAAGTGTTAAGTTGAGGTATTTAATGGTCAACGATGCATCTCCCTAA